A part of Rhinoderma darwinii isolate aRhiDar2 chromosome 1, aRhiDar2.hap1, whole genome shotgun sequence genomic DNA contains:
- the GPR150 gene encoding putative G-protein coupled receptor 150: MDELFLYGSFSQDKNLSLVGSSVPPTQSLLNSSGQNKVMEAPRYNRQLRIITMTVIFTVALVGNSVVLYKICSGTDKKRKINFLITHLALADLYVSLMTLFSQIVWELLEDEWLAGDISCRIFKVFQVSGLIASSNIIAIVALERHHVVMNPLSTPLPTRCFAALAWLLALLLSVPQAFVFRAVYTEEGSRCRNIFGQLPSWHSQVYIIYSSVTVFFLPFCVLSVAYIRILCIIWRKGRTGRAPKHHNREWELQVTNRPLNLIATNSCIPRAKIKTLKMTLVIIILFVVCGLPYFVVEMKVAFGTITGLDEEVMAVLGIFVVTNSAVNPYVYLFFKTNNVFLQKLEKKVCFSCCLQEHIQSSTRRELFPSCAPTPKKETTSTTTSEVEASSVLHRSVSFLRSVAPKGLSTPSESCM; this comes from the coding sequence ATGGACGAATTATTCCTCTACGGGAGCTTTTCTCAAGACAAGAACCTGTCTCTGGTGGGCAGCAGTGTGCCCCCAACACAGTCACTTCTGAACAGCTCTGGGCAGAACAAAGTGATGGAAGCTCCTCGTTACAACAGGCAGCTGCGGATCATCACGATGACCGTCATCTTCACGGTGGCGCTGGTGGGCAACTCTGTGGTGCTGTACAAGATCTGCAGTGGCACTGACAAGAAGAggaaaattaactttttaattaCCCACTTGGCATTAGCCGACCTGTACGTGTCACTCATGACTCTCTTCTCTCAGATCGTGTGGGAGCTGCTGGAGGACGAGTGGTTGGCTGGAGATATCTCTTGCCGGATTTTTAAAGTGTTCCAGGTGTCTGGACTCATTGCATCCTCCAATATAATCGCTATAGTCGCCCTGGAGAGGCATCATGTCGTTATGAACCCTTTAAGCACCCCTCTGCCCACTAGATGCTTTGCCGCTTTAGCTTGGCTGTTAGCTCTTCTTCTCTCCGTCCCACAAGCGTTCGTGTTCAGAGCAGTCTATACAGAGGAGGGCAGCAGGTGtcgcaatatctttgggcagctacCCAGCTGGCACTCCCAGGTCTATATCATATACAGCTCGGTCACGGTCTTCTTTTTGCCCTTCTGTGTCTTATCTGTGGCATACATTCGTATACTCTGCATCATCTGGAGAAAGGGCAGGACCGGCAGAGCACCAAAACACCACAATAGAGAATGGGAGCTGCAGGTGACCAACAGACCATTAAATCTGATCGCTACCAATAGTTGCATTCCCAGGGCTAAGATCAAGACGCTAAAAATGACACTGGTGATCATTATCTTATTCGTTGTGTGTGGGCTGCCCTACTTCGTTGTAGAGATGAAAGTGGCATTTGGCACCATCACTGGTCTGGATGAAGAGGTCATGGCTGTACTGGGTATTTTTGTTGTGACCAATAGCGCAGTTAACCCCTATGTGTATCTCTTCTTTAAAACCAACAATGTTTTCCTCCAGAAATTGGAGAAAAAGGTGTGTTTCTCCTGCTGCCTCCAAGAGCACATACAGAGCTCCACCAGGAGGGAGCTCTTCCCTTCCTGTGCTCCTACCCCAAAAAAAGAGACCACCAGCACCACCACTTCTGAAGTAGAGGCATCTTCTGTCCTACACCGATCAGTCTCTTTCCTGCGTTCTGTAGCACCCAAAGGACTCAGCACTCCAAGTGAGAGTTGTATGTGA